A region from the Brachyspira hampsonii genome encodes:
- a CDS encoding ABC transporter permease: MEGIFLAIEGAASQGIIWGIMTLGVYITFKVLDFPDLTVDGSFALGGAVSAMLISNGMNPFITLFFAFLAGSLAGFATGFLNTKLQIPGILAGILTMIALYSINIRVMGNRPNIPLLGMDTSLTIIQNMLSLSKVLSDLLVGFIFSVIIVLLMYWFFGTEMGCAIRATGNNERMIRALGVDTNVMKIIGLMLSNALVSLSGALVTQSQGYADVGMGTGTIVIGLASVIIGEVVFGNRFSFWYKLASVVMGSIIYRIIIAIVLQLGLKATDLKLLTAIIVAIALSVPVLNRKVTRVVGGKRK; this comes from the coding sequence ATGGAAGGGATTTTTTTGGCAATAGAAGGTGCAGCATCTCAGGGTATCATTTGGGGAATAATGACTCTAGGTGTTTATATTACATTTAAAGTTTTAGATTTTCCGGATTTGACTGTTGATGGAAGTTTTGCTTTAGGCGGTGCGGTAAGTGCGATGCTTATATCAAATGGTATGAATCCTTTTATAACTTTATTTTTTGCTTTTTTGGCTGGTTCTTTAGCAGGATTTGCAACAGGTTTTTTAAATACAAAACTACAAATTCCCGGAATATTGGCAGGAATTCTTACAATGATTGCATTATATTCTATCAATATTAGAGTTATGGGAAACAGACCTAATATACCGCTTTTGGGAATGGATACTTCTTTGACTATAATTCAAAATATGCTTTCACTAAGTAAAGTATTATCAGATTTACTTGTAGGATTTATCTTTTCTGTAATAATAGTTCTTTTGATGTATTGGTTTTTTGGTACGGAGATGGGCTGTGCTATCAGGGCAACAGGTAATAATGAAAGAATGATTAGGGCATTAGGTGTTGATACTAATGTTATGAAAATAATAGGGCTTATGTTATCAAATGCATTGGTTTCTTTATCCGGTGCTTTGGTTACTCAGAGTCAGGGTTATGCTGATGTTGGTATGGGAACGGGTACTATAGTTATAGGACTTGCATCTGTTATAATAGGGGAGGTTGTATTTGGAAATAGATTTTCATTCTGGTATAAGCTAGCTTCTGTTGTAATGGGGTCTATAATATACAGAATAATAATTGCTATAGTTCTTCAGCTTGGATTAAAAGCTACAGATTTAAAACTTCTTACTGCGATAATAGTAGCCATTGCTCTTTCAGTGCCTGTACTCAATAGAAAAGTTACAAGAGTAGTAGGCGGAAAAAGAAAATAA
- a CDS encoding ABC transporter substrate-binding protein — MKKYLYSLFIITSLIFISCSSGASNSNTAGDKVFKIGILQLIEHDALDDSYRGFVDGLKEAGYEDGKNITIDYQNAQGEQANCVTIGQKFVNDKSDLILAIATPAAQAVANMTKDIPILVTAVTDPAAAKLVADNNAPGGNVSGTSDLTPVEAQIELLNEITPNLKTVGLLYCSSEQNSVFQMDIAKKKLDSMGLKYIDATVTSANEIQQVVQSLVGKVEAIYTPTDNMIAAGMATVALVAEPAKLPVVCGEGGMTMLGGTATYAISYYELGKLTAAQAVSILKGEKKPAAMPIETLKTFDLVVNTNMVNSIGITIPESLYNK; from the coding sequence ATGAAAAAATATTTATATTCTTTATTTATTATAACATCACTTATATTTATTTCATGTTCTTCAGGAGCTTCTAATTCCAATACTGCTGGAGATAAAGTATTTAAAATCGGAATACTTCAGCTGATAGAGCATGATGCATTAGATGATTCTTACAGAGGCTTTGTTGATGGGCTTAAAGAAGCAGGATATGAGGACGGAAAAAATATCACTATAGATTATCAGAATGCTCAAGGCGAACAGGCTAACTGTGTTACAATAGGTCAGAAATTTGTTAATGATAAAAGTGATTTAATTCTAGCAATAGCAACACCTGCAGCACAGGCAGTTGCAAATATGACAAAAGATATACCTATATTAGTTACAGCAGTTACAGATCCAGCTGCTGCAAAACTTGTTGCAGATAATAATGCTCCCGGAGGAAATGTTTCAGGTACTTCTGATTTAACACCTGTAGAAGCTCAAATAGAATTATTAAATGAGATTACTCCAAATTTAAAAACAGTAGGACTTTTATATTGTTCAAGCGAACAGAACTCAGTATTTCAAATGGATATAGCAAAGAAAAAATTAGATTCTATGGGCTTAAAATATATAGATGCTACAGTAACATCTGCTAATGAAATACAGCAGGTTGTTCAAAGTTTAGTTGGAAAAGTTGAAGCTATTTATACGCCGACTGATAATATGATTGCAGCTGGTATGGCTACAGTTGCTTTAGTTGCTGAACCTGCTAAACTTCCTGTAGTTTGCGGTGAGGGCGGTATGACTATGCTTGGAGGAACTGCTACTTATGCAATAAGCTATTATGAACTTGGAAAATTGACAGCTGCTCAGGCAGTATCTATATTAAAAGGAGAAAAAAAGCCTGCTGCTATGCCTATAGAAACTTTAAAAACTTTTGATTTGGTAGTTAATACTAATATGGTTAATAGCATTGGAATAACAATACCAGAATCATTATATAATAAATAA
- a CDS encoding ABC transporter ATP-binding protein: protein MLELKEVYKTFNRGTITEKKAIKGVNLKLNDGDFVTVIGGNGAGKSTLLNLIAGVYEVDYGTISVDGVDITDKKEYARAGLFGRVFQDPMVGTASNMGIEENLALAKRKGKRRTLRWGITHAEREEYVEKLKRLDLGLETRLQSKVGLLSGGQRQALTLLMATLKKPRLLLLDEHTAALDPKTAKKVLELTEEIIREDKLTAFMVTHNIKDAIHYGNRLIMMNDGNIIYDVSGEEKKSLEISDLLKKFETADGSLSDKLLLS, encoded by the coding sequence ATGTTAGAATTAAAAGAAGTTTATAAAACATTCAATAGAGGTACTATCACAGAAAAAAAAGCCATTAAAGGTGTTAACCTCAAATTAAATGACGGTGATTTTGTTACTGTTATAGGAGGAAACGGAGCTGGTAAATCTACTCTCTTAAATTTAATTGCCGGTGTTTATGAAGTTGATTATGGTACTATATCAGTTGATGGAGTTGATATTACAGATAAGAAAGAATATGCAAGAGCAGGACTTTTTGGAAGAGTATTTCAGGACCCTATGGTTGGTACTGCTTCAAATATGGGTATAGAAGAAAATCTTGCACTTGCTAAAAGAAAAGGTAAAAGAAGAACTTTGAGATGGGGCATAACTCATGCAGAAAGAGAAGAGTATGTGGAAAAACTGAAAAGGCTTGATTTAGGACTTGAAACAAGACTTCAGTCAAAAGTAGGACTTTTATCAGGCGGTCAAAGACAGGCTTTGACACTTCTTATGGCAACTCTTAAAAAACCTAGACTTTTATTATTAGATGAACATACTGCAGCTCTTGACCCTAAAACTGCTAAAAAAGTATTGGAGCTTACTGAAGAGATAATAAGAGAAGATAAACTTACGGCGTTTATGGTTACTCATAATATTAAAGATGCAATTCATTACGGTAACAGACTTATAATGATGAATGACGGTAATATTATATATGATGTTTCAGGCGAAGAGAAAAAATCTTTGGAGATATCTGATTTACTCAAGAAATTTGAAACTGCTGACGGTTCTTTAAGTGATAAACTCTTATTATCTTAA